From a single Macrobrachium rosenbergii isolate ZJJX-2024 chromosome 59, ASM4041242v1, whole genome shotgun sequence genomic region:
- the LOC136837429 gene encoding golgin subfamily A member 6-like protein 7 → MGTSWYSMWQKRGEAANNQLTGAEKQADNSFRWFRGNEDDLGENDDLGENEDNLGGSEDDLGENEDDLGENEDDLGENEDDLRENEDDLGENEDDLGENEDDLGENEDDLGEYEDDLGGKEDDLMGKQR, encoded by the exons ATGGGGACTTCTTGGTATTCGATGTGGCAGAAGAGGGGTGAAGCTGCCAATAATCAGCTCACTGG GGCTGAGAAGCAGGCCGATAATAGCTTCAG ATGGTTTAGGGGAAATGAAGATGATTTAGGAGAAAATGATGATTTAggggaaaatgaagataatttagGGGGAAGTGAAGATGATTTGGgggaaaatgaagatgatttaggggaaaatgaagatgatttaggggaaaatgaagatgatttaaGGGAAAACGAAGATGATTTAGGGGAAAACGAAGATGATTTAGgggaaaatgaagatgatttaggggaaaatgaagatgatttagGGGAATACGAAGATGATTTAGGGGGAAAGGAAGATGATTTGATGGGAAAACAAAGATGA